A stretch of the Duncaniella dubosii genome encodes the following:
- a CDS encoding inorganic phosphate transporter yields MDIVFLGIVIFLFLLAVFDLSVGVSNDAVNFLNSAIGSRAATFKVVITVAAVGVFVGASMSNGMMDIARHGIFRPEHFTFYDVICIFMAVMVTDIILLDVFNTLGMPTSTTVSMVFELLGAAFAISLLKMAGDSCDLTLGDLLNTEKAISVILGIFLSVAVAFVFGMVVQWLSRAIFTFNYRSRLRWKIGIFGGVASTAIIYFLLIKGIKDLAFMTPELKAWINGNTPLIIGGCFVFFTVLMQILHMLKVNVFKVVVLMGTFSLAMAFAGNDLVNFIGVPLSGLSAYNDYIANGTGDPGAFMMNSLNGSANTPVYFLLGAGVVMVVSLATSKKARKVVETSVNLTRQDVGDEMFGSSRLSRNLVRWTIGFVSWLKEYIPQGVRQWIGRRFNTSEVIMENGAAFDLVRGSVNLVLAGALIAAGTSLKLPLSTTYVTFMVAMGTSLADRAWGRESAVFRITGVISVIGGWFITAGVAFIAAGIIVTLMHFGGTPVMVIVAIAALVLLIRSNIVAKRKKADSADDVLFQTMLKTDDSTRVWGLLKEYLARQQSEFLNFAKDSYDKVATGFIGDEAKTLNRLEKSLMKEKDVLKSARRKETLCLRKASPDVAIEKSAWFHLSNNCCMAILYNLRRINEMCLEHVNNNFPLLPAKFVVDLTPLRERIDAIFDESVELIEHPDVNRTTALRKECDRVKDHISELSRSTYDHLREGDTRSLTVMYVYLNLLNETQELVSNMRKLLRASMKLNLPPRMR; encoded by the coding sequence ATGGATATAGTCTTTCTCGGAATTGTAATATTCCTTTTCCTGCTTGCAGTATTCGATCTATCGGTCGGAGTAAGCAACGATGCGGTCAATTTTCTTAATTCAGCGATAGGTTCGAGAGCCGCGACTTTTAAAGTCGTCATCACCGTGGCTGCTGTGGGTGTCTTTGTCGGTGCTTCGATGAGTAACGGCATGATGGACATAGCACGCCACGGTATTTTCAGACCTGAGCATTTTACGTTTTATGATGTGATATGTATATTCATGGCCGTTATGGTCACGGATATAATACTGCTGGATGTTTTCAATACTCTCGGCATGCCAACCTCGACCACGGTGTCGATGGTGTTTGAGCTTCTCGGGGCGGCGTTTGCCATATCTCTTCTGAAGATGGCCGGAGATTCATGCGACCTGACATTGGGAGATCTGTTGAATACTGAAAAGGCTATTTCGGTGATTCTCGGTATATTTCTTTCAGTTGCGGTGGCTTTTGTGTTCGGTATGGTGGTACAATGGCTGTCACGCGCGATATTCACTTTCAATTACCGTAGCCGTCTGAGATGGAAAATCGGTATTTTCGGTGGAGTCGCCTCGACTGCAATAATCTATTTCCTTCTCATTAAGGGCATCAAGGATCTTGCATTCATGACCCCGGAGCTGAAGGCATGGATCAACGGTAATACTCCGCTCATCATTGGTGGATGTTTTGTATTCTTCACGGTGTTGATGCAGATTCTCCACATGTTGAAGGTCAATGTGTTCAAGGTGGTGGTGCTTATGGGTACTTTCTCTCTGGCGATGGCTTTTGCAGGCAATGACCTTGTAAACTTTATCGGTGTGCCCTTGTCAGGCTTGTCGGCCTATAACGACTATATAGCCAACGGAACAGGCGACCCGGGCGCATTTATGATGAATTCGCTCAACGGATCGGCCAATACTCCTGTCTATTTCCTTCTTGGCGCAGGAGTGGTGATGGTTGTCTCGCTTGCGACATCCAAGAAGGCCCGTAAGGTAGTCGAGACTTCGGTCAATCTGACCCGGCAGGATGTCGGGGATGAAATGTTCGGCTCATCGAGGCTGTCGCGCAATCTTGTGCGTTGGACCATCGGTTTCGTGTCATGGCTCAAAGAATATATCCCGCAGGGAGTAAGGCAGTGGATAGGACGACGGTTCAACACTTCGGAGGTGATTATGGAAAACGGAGCGGCGTTTGACCTCGTGCGCGGATCGGTGAATCTTGTGCTCGCAGGAGCTTTGATTGCCGCAGGAACATCGCTCAAACTTCCACTCTCAACGACATACGTAACATTCATGGTGGCTATGGGTACGTCGCTTGCCGACCGTGCATGGGGTCGAGAGAGTGCGGTGTTCAGAATCACAGGTGTCATCTCTGTAATCGGCGGATGGTTCATTACAGCCGGTGTGGCATTCATAGCCGCCGGAATCATCGTTACGCTTATGCACTTCGGCGGAACGCCGGTCATGGTTATTGTTGCTATAGCAGCATTGGTGTTGCTCATCAGAAGCAACATTGTTGCGAAGCGCAAAAAGGCTGATTCTGCCGACGATGTATTGTTTCAGACAATGCTCAAGACTGACGATTCGACACGCGTCTGGGGATTGCTTAAGGAGTATCTTGCACGGCAGCAGAGCGAATTCCTGAATTTCGCCAAAGATTCATATGACAAGGTTGCAACCGGATTTATCGGTGACGAGGCCAAGACCCTTAACAGACTTGAGAAGTCATTGATGAAAGAAAAAGATGTGTTGAAGAGTGCACGCCGTAAAGAGACACTGTGTCTTCGTAAGGCATCGCCTGATGTCGCCATCGAAAAGAGCGCATGGTTTCACCTGTCAAACAACTGTTGCATGGCCATTCTATATAACCTGCGGCGAATAAACGAGATGTGTCTTGAACATGTCAATAATAATTTTCCGCTTCTTCCTGCAAAGTTTGTTGTCGATCTGACTCCTCTTAGAGAACGGATCGATGCGATATTCGATGAATCGGTGGAGTTGATTGAACATCCCGATGTAAACCGCACCACTGCGTTGCGAAAGGAATGTGACCGTGTCAAGGATCACATATCGGAACTGTCGCGTAGCACGTATGATCATCTGCGTGAAGGCGACACACGGAGTCTGACTGTCATGTATGTCTACCTCAATCTGCTGAACGAAACACAGGAGCTTGTTTCCAACATGCGTAAGCTTCTCAGAGCCTCAATGAAACTCAACCTCCCTCCAAGAATGAGATAA
- a CDS encoding glycoside hydrolase family 2 TIM barrel-domain containing protein has translation MITILRTVIFSVLTTTIASSLGAITPDWENPSVFAEGRLAPRATSYPYPTPAEALAGNGYGSAYVMPLNGKWKFHFSAKPDSRPADFHSPNFDDSGWDEISVPSNWEMLGYGTPIYTNITYPFPKNPPFIDHSDNPVGSYRHTFRLPDSWKGRRVILHFDGSTAGMYVWVNGQKAGYVQSTKNQAEFDISSFVCEGDNTIACEVYRWTDGSYLEDQDFWRLSGIDRDVYIYSTADERILDFFADAGLDRNYRDGVLRLNTVLQNHSDLTKDTRLDIRIYDAADRQVASQSKQVRLNGNASETVDITQKLRNVRKWSAETPNLYTLVLSLTDNKGNIIESTSSRIGFRKVEIKDSRLLVNGQPVEVHGVNLHEHHQTNGHVVDRETMLSDIRTMKRHNINAVRMSHYPQSPLWYDLCDEYGLYVVDEANIEIHAMGAEHQGGFDKSVHPAYLPQWKEAILDRQRTMVERDKNHPCVIVWSMGNECGNGENFYAAYDWIKSRDTSRPVQFEQAGEAPDTDIVCPMYPSINSMKDYASRTDVTRPYIMCEYAHAMGNSSGNFQEYFDIIRSSAHMQGGFIWDWVDQGLLTKDENGEAYWAYGGDFGAYNYPHDENFCINGLVQPDRTPHPGLMEVKKVYQDIRFAAIDPQRGEFEVQNHFIATDLSDYDFSWELLRNGEKMADGTFELNLPPGQKKAVKAPIPSVDMNDGNDYHLSVYAYTRKGDEIIPAAHEVAREQFSLATGSMTIQKPATTIPATFNKDGNTWSFDCQGNVTIKVNSRNGEVYAYAVNERNLLNGSITPSFWRAPTDNDWGNNAHRRLNAWRYAGHNRKLTALTHDTDKERHIITATYTLPEVNATYVLSYTIHPDGRLGVESTLHADSDHMPELMRFGLRLPLDRSKDNFRWYGRGPWENYSDRNTASFMGIWEGKVDDQFYPYIRPQETGNKTDVRWATLTDDTGFGIKVSGRQPLNVSALDVTPDDLDPGMKKSQMHTSDVHHSRHNVYLNVDLAQRGLGGDNSWGRGPHKEYLLNDKSYNYSFIISPVIPD, from the coding sequence ATGATTACTATTTTAAGAACTGTAATTTTCTCAGTGCTCACGACAACAATCGCGAGCAGTCTGGGCGCTATCACACCCGACTGGGAAAATCCATCGGTGTTTGCCGAAGGGCGCCTTGCACCACGAGCCACCTCCTATCCATATCCGACTCCGGCCGAAGCCCTCGCAGGCAACGGATATGGATCAGCCTACGTAATGCCGCTCAACGGAAAATGGAAATTCCATTTTTCTGCGAAACCCGACAGTCGTCCTGCGGATTTCCATTCACCGAATTTCGATGATTCCGGCTGGGACGAGATTTCTGTACCTTCTAACTGGGAAATGCTCGGTTACGGGACTCCCATCTACACCAATATCACCTATCCTTTCCCAAAGAATCCTCCCTTCATCGACCATAGCGATAATCCTGTCGGCAGCTACAGACATACGTTCCGACTTCCCGATTCATGGAAAGGCCGACGTGTCATCCTCCACTTCGACGGCAGCACGGCCGGAATGTATGTCTGGGTCAATGGACAAAAAGCAGGATATGTCCAGAGCACTAAGAATCAGGCAGAATTCGACATCTCAAGCTTTGTATGCGAGGGCGACAACACTATTGCCTGCGAAGTATACCGATGGACCGACGGCTCATATCTCGAAGATCAGGATTTCTGGAGACTATCGGGCATTGACCGCGACGTGTATATCTACTCCACAGCCGACGAACGCATACTTGACTTCTTCGCCGATGCCGGACTTGACAGGAACTATCGCGACGGCGTGCTGCGACTCAACACGGTTCTGCAAAATCACTCGGATCTAACCAAAGACACACGTCTCGACATAAGGATTTATGATGCCGCAGACCGTCAGGTGGCAAGCCAGTCGAAACAGGTCAGACTCAACGGCAACGCATCCGAAACCGTCGATATCACCCAAAAACTCCGCAACGTCAGAAAATGGAGCGCCGAAACTCCCAATCTCTATACTCTCGTCCTCTCGCTAACCGACAACAAGGGAAATATTATCGAATCGACCTCCTCACGCATCGGTTTCCGAAAGGTCGAAATCAAGGATAGCCGTCTTCTGGTCAACGGACAGCCGGTCGAGGTTCACGGAGTCAATCTTCATGAGCACCACCAGACAAACGGCCATGTGGTGGACCGCGAGACCATGCTCAGCGACATCCGCACGATGAAGCGACACAATATAAATGCCGTGCGCATGAGCCACTACCCTCAGTCACCGCTGTGGTATGACCTATGCGATGAATACGGGCTATATGTGGTGGATGAGGCTAATATCGAAATCCACGCTATGGGTGCCGAGCATCAGGGCGGCTTTGACAAATCAGTCCATCCTGCCTATCTCCCCCAATGGAAAGAAGCCATTCTCGACCGCCAGCGCACAATGGTCGAAAGAGACAAGAACCACCCCTGCGTCATCGTCTGGTCGATGGGCAACGAATGTGGCAACGGAGAAAACTTCTATGCCGCATACGACTGGATAAAATCGCGCGACACAAGCCGCCCCGTTCAGTTCGAACAGGCCGGAGAAGCGCCCGATACAGATATTGTGTGCCCGATGTATCCGTCCATAAACAGCATGAAGGACTATGCCTCGCGCACCGACGTGACACGTCCCTATATCATGTGTGAATATGCCCACGCAATGGGCAACAGTTCCGGGAATTTTCAGGAATATTTCGACATCATCCGCAGTTCCGCCCACATGCAGGGTGGCTTCATCTGGGATTGGGTCGATCAGGGACTTCTCACCAAAGACGAAAACGGCGAAGCTTATTGGGCATACGGAGGTGACTTCGGAGCATACAACTATCCCCACGATGAAAATTTCTGTATCAACGGACTTGTCCAGCCCGACCGCACCCCACACCCGGGACTGATGGAGGTCAAGAAAGTGTATCAGGACATACGCTTTGCGGCCATCGACCCGCAACGTGGCGAATTCGAAGTACAGAACCATTTTATAGCAACCGATCTCAGCGACTACGATTTTAGCTGGGAACTACTGCGCAACGGCGAAAAAATGGCAGATGGAACGTTTGAGCTAAATCTTCCACCCGGACAGAAAAAAGCTGTAAAAGCGCCTATCCCTTCTGTAGACATGAACGATGGCAACGATTACCATCTTTCAGTCTACGCCTACACCCGTAAGGGCGACGAAATCATTCCGGCTGCCCATGAAGTCGCCCGAGAACAATTCTCCCTCGCCACCGGCTCTATGACCATCCAAAAACCGGCGACAACAATCCCCGCCACATTCAATAAGGATGGAAACACATGGAGCTTCGATTGTCAAGGCAATGTAACAATAAAAGTCAACAGCCGTAACGGTGAAGTATATGCCTATGCGGTCAATGAACGTAATCTGCTCAACGGCTCGATCACACCGTCATTCTGGCGTGCGCCGACCGACAACGACTGGGGCAACAATGCACACCGCCGCCTGAACGCATGGCGCTATGCCGGCCATAACAGAAAGCTTACCGCCCTCACACACGACACCGACAAAGAGCGCCATATCATTACCGCTACCTATACCCTACCTGAAGTCAATGCAACCTATGTGTTGAGCTATACCATCCACCCTGACGGACGTCTGGGAGTAGAAAGCACTCTGCATGCCGACAGCGACCATATGCCCGAACTCATGAGGTTCGGACTCAGGCTGCCTCTTGACCGGTCAAAAGATAATTTTCGTTGGTATGGCCGCGGACCTTGGGAAAATTATTCCGACCGCAACACCGCATCATTCATGGGAATATGGGAAGGCAAGGTCGATGACCAGTTCTATCCCTACATCCGCCCGCAGGAAACAGGCAACAAGACCGATGTCCGCTGGGCCACACTGACCGACGACACCGGTTTCGGCATAAAGGTCAGCGGCCGTCAGCCATTAAATGTAAGCGCACTCGATGTGACTCCCGACGACCTCGATCCCGGAATGAAAAAATCACAGATGCACACAAGCGATGTCCATCACAGCCGACATAATGTGTATCTTAACGTGGATCTCGCACAGCGTGGACTCGGAGGAGACAACAGCTGGGGGCGCGGACCTCACAAAGAATATCTCCTGAACGACAAATCTTATAATTATTCATTCATAATCTCACCTGTCATCCCCGACTGA
- a CDS encoding alpha-N-arabinofuranosidase: MKLLSVKNFTLAAGLLSGMPLLAAEKATVTPLFSNVADSVTIPAEIYGQFAEHLGTCIYGGLWVGENSPIPNTSGYRNDVLNALKELKVPVMRWPGGCFADEYHWTDGIGPKENRPVMVNTNWGGTVEDNSFGTHEFFNLCELIGCEPYLSGNVGSGTVEELAKWVEYITAENGPMADQRKKNGREKPWKLKYLGVGNESWGCGGSFTPEAYANEYRRYQTYCRNFNGNRLYKIASGASDYDYNWTDVLMKNAGRHMNGLSLHYYTVKGWNGSKGAATKFDNDDYYWTLGKCLEIEDVINNHDSIMDKYDPAGHVALIVDEWGTWWDEEPGTVSGHLYQQNTMRDAMVAALSLNVFHRHTDRVKMANIAQIANVLQSMILTKDGDMVLTPTYYVFKMYIPHQNATVIPLDIKTSTRAVRDGRTVPTISATASKKDGEMNITLTNIDLDSPAEITIPLGNDVKASGIKGEILTAGNIDDYNDFGSAEKVTLKQFDKVKYSKGALTLTLPAKSIVSLSMKI; the protein is encoded by the coding sequence ATGAAACTATTATCCGTTAAAAACTTCACTTTGGCAGCCGGTCTCCTTTCCGGCATGCCACTGCTTGCAGCCGAAAAGGCGACAGTCACACCTCTTTTCAGCAATGTTGCCGACAGCGTAACTATTCCAGCCGAAATCTATGGTCAGTTTGCCGAACACCTCGGCACTTGTATCTACGGCGGACTATGGGTCGGTGAAAATTCGCCCATTCCCAACACATCCGGCTATCGCAACGATGTTCTCAATGCCCTTAAAGAACTTAAAGTCCCCGTGATGCGCTGGCCCGGCGGATGTTTCGCCGATGAATATCACTGGACCGACGGCATCGGCCCTAAAGAGAACCGTCCCGTAATGGTAAATACCAACTGGGGAGGCACGGTCGAGGACAACAGTTTCGGAACTCATGAATTTTTCAATCTCTGTGAGCTAATCGGCTGCGAACCCTATCTAAGCGGAAATGTAGGGAGCGGCACGGTCGAGGAGCTTGCCAAATGGGTCGAATATATCACCGCCGAAAACGGTCCTATGGCCGACCAACGCAAGAAAAACGGTCGTGAAAAACCGTGGAAACTCAAATATCTCGGTGTCGGCAACGAAAGCTGGGGATGCGGCGGCAGTTTTACTCCCGAAGCATACGCCAACGAATATCGTCGCTATCAGACATATTGCCGCAACTTCAATGGAAACCGACTCTACAAAATCGCTTCGGGCGCAAGCGACTATGACTACAACTGGACTGACGTGCTGATGAAAAATGCCGGCAGACACATGAACGGCCTGTCGCTCCACTACTACACTGTCAAGGGGTGGAACGGAAGCAAGGGTGCAGCCACCAAGTTTGACAACGACGACTATTACTGGACATTGGGTAAATGTCTTGAGATAGAAGATGTGATTAACAATCACGATTCTATTATGGACAAGTATGATCCCGCCGGACACGTAGCGCTTATTGTCGATGAATGGGGCACATGGTGGGACGAAGAACCCGGGACGGTCAGCGGACACCTCTATCAGCAGAACACCATGCGCGACGCTATGGTAGCCGCACTGAGTCTCAATGTATTCCACCGCCACACCGACCGTGTAAAAATGGCAAATATCGCCCAGATTGCCAACGTATTGCAATCGATGATTCTTACCAAGGACGGCGACATGGTGCTCACCCCGACCTACTACGTGTTCAAAATGTATATTCCTCATCAGAATGCCACTGTCATACCGCTCGACATCAAGACCTCGACACGCGCTGTGCGCGACGGACGCACAGTCCCGACAATAAGCGCGACAGCTTCTAAGAAAGATGGCGAAATGAACATCACACTGACAAACATTGACCTTGACAGTCCGGCTGAAATCACAATTCCTCTTGGCAACGATGTAAAAGCATCGGGCATCAAAGGTGAAATTCTGACAGCCGGCAATATCGACGATTACAACGACTTCGGCTCTGCCGAAAAAGTAACTCTCAAACAATTTGATAAAGTAAAATACTCAAAAGGCGCGCTCACACTCACTCTACCGGCAAAATCCATCGTCAGCCTCAGCATGAAAATCTGA
- a CDS encoding LuxR C-terminal-related transcriptional regulator, with translation MDNNLLLMAISRFDIAFGFGDSQIKEACEKHGVDTDTFLAVSNLLSGKNYRRYIIHLPTLMGYLKHAHGSFIDFILPGIRRKLIEAINYSDTNDVAFQLMKFYDDYVVEVRRHMEYENEHIFTYVEKLLGGTIDECFSISQFSVNHNHMTSKLNELKDIFIYSYNQRDNDLLSSVLSDIIGCERDLMAHFDVETNLFVPAVENLEKRLRSKLAVMDSPDDNKNEESDPQLESLSDREKDIIRFVALGMANKEIADRLCLSIHTVTTHRRNLSAKLGIHSPAGLTIFAILHHLVDLKDVNPHQ, from the coding sequence ATGGACAATAACTTATTGCTTATGGCGATAAGCCGGTTTGACATCGCGTTCGGTTTCGGAGACAGTCAGATAAAGGAGGCTTGCGAAAAACACGGTGTTGATACCGACACGTTTCTTGCAGTGTCAAATCTTCTGAGCGGTAAAAACTATCGGCGTTACATCATACATCTCCCGACACTGATGGGCTATCTTAAACACGCCCACGGTTCATTTATTGATTTCATATTGCCCGGTATACGCCGGAAGCTGATTGAGGCTATAAACTATTCGGATACAAACGATGTCGCTTTTCAGCTGATGAAATTCTATGACGATTATGTGGTTGAGGTGCGCCGTCACATGGAATATGAGAACGAACATATATTCACATACGTGGAGAAACTGCTCGGAGGGACTATTGACGAGTGTTTCAGCATATCCCAGTTCTCGGTCAACCATAACCACATGACATCAAAACTCAATGAGCTGAAGGATATCTTCATTTATTCATACAATCAGCGCGACAATGATTTGCTAAGCAGTGTGCTGTCCGATATCATAGGCTGTGAACGTGACCTTATGGCGCATTTTGATGTGGAGACAAATCTGTTTGTTCCGGCGGTCGAGAATCTTGAGAAACGTCTGCGCTCTAAGCTCGCGGTAATGGACTCGCCCGATGATAATAAAAATGAAGAGAGCGATCCGCAACTCGAATCGCTCAGTGACCGCGAGAAAGATATAATAAGGTTCGTCGCTCTCGGGATGGCAAACAAGGAGATTGCCGACAGGCTGTGTCTGTCGATACATACTGTCACTACCCATCGGCGCAATCTCAGTGCGAAACTCGGCATACATTCTCCGGCCGGACTTACGATTTTTGCCATACTTCATCATCTCGTGGATTTAAAGGATGTCAATCCTCACCAGTGA